In the genome of Stomoxys calcitrans chromosome 4, idStoCalc2.1, whole genome shotgun sequence, the window tcacttctaggcccactgcaagcgcatttattgaccaatcttccgaaaattttgtacaacgctttcctcgacgaattccacaatatttataaagtttgatcgaaatcggttcggatttagatatcgctcccatctcccgtcatttgtcaaccgtagttattacactttgaacatatttgctttgcacGAAAATTGATACagaaattttaataacctatctgaatacatccgccgaggtccatcaaaattggttcagaattagatatagtcccaattttgtatttataaggaaggtgtagggtattataaagtcggcaccgcccgacttttgtctttccttacttgttttatattttaaattactTGTAAGCTAAAGGATCTTTAATCATATTGACAACATGACCAATCCTACATAATTGTTGTATGTATTTCAAATGTTCAACTATCTCAACTTCACCGGCTTGTGATTTACACTGCTGATATTCTCCATGGAGGAATATTGGGTCATTAATTATACGAAGAATCGTTCGGTTGGACCTCAACCACACAAAAGAGGAACATTTTTTCTCCATCTCCATGTGTCCCAACAACAAGCATTCTGCATCTGATCTCTAAGAATCCAAATAGGATATATTCCCCAAATTTGTTAATCTAGTGGCAAGGATTTACCTAATACAAGTACTATACGACGCCTTTTGTCTACTCTAAATTATTTTGCAAGTTCATGTTGACACAACCATATCGCTATGTAACACATTCTAAATTATCATCATTACAATTCTAAATGAAGTTGTGAATGAAGTCTTGAAATGATTTGAACTCATGAAATTAGGATATTTACAAAACACTATTTTCTTCACACATTTTGCGAGAATGTTAAACTTAATGCGATTTACTGACAGAGAATGATAGTCACTGTTACAAAAAAAGACTTACTTGCAAAGATTCACAAAAAGAGAATATGAAATGTGTTTAATAAAAGTAATTTCCATATTCCAGCAGAGAATCCTCTTgccaaaatgaaaacaaaaaaagaaacacatgAGATTCAATAATACGAGAATACCATGAAGTAGACAGCACAATTTCTTTAACCATGAAATTTATGCAACACACAAAGAACTCTATGTGAAAAAGGATATATGgagcattttttttgtatatttaaaaaaaaatggaagaatAATTTGTAATTACTTTGTTGTTTTAAGTTTGTGTTGCTCCATATCGCTCTATCTCTCCTTCTCTCTCCCTCCCtcgcgctctctctctctcctttgCCAGAAAATTCAGGCTAGTAAAGTCTTTGTTATGCAgatattatcatcatcatcatcatcgttatTGCCATAGTCCTTATATTATAGCTCGGTTTGGGCTCTAGGTATCTACTGGCAGCAGCATCAAGTTGATGCAACCCAGGTTTGTATGCTATGAAAAGAGCAGCACCACAGAGTGCAAGGGAACGACCTTATAATATGAGTTTTTATTTTCGCAAATATGCATTACATTGCATGGTCTCTGCCCTGGAATTATTACCATGCCATACATACATTGTACAAAAAAAGTCCAAATAGTGTTCCAGGATGTGCTCCTCTTGTGGCACAAATCTCTTTGTGGTCCTATGATGACATCGACAACAGCAAGTAAAGCCGTTAACAGAgcataaaactaaaataaaatgaaaatactgTCACTTCTAGCTGAAAATGAATTCCCATGGGgatttaatggaaaatatacGCACCATGTTTCAACATTTTATGCAGATTCTTCTACGTTAGAGTAGTACAATGGTGACTGTTAGATGTATCAAATTTGTAAACATTACAacatttcttaatattttattcatggaaaaaagaaaattttgtaacaaGGAGactgaatataaaaattttttgtagatgTAAACTAAAAATTCTTGGAAATTaattataaagaaattttataattaaaaattaaacaaataaccagtaaggaagggcaaaagtcgggcggtgccgactgtataataccctacacctaccctctaAGTAGAATGTGGGGCTATATCcatttctaaaccaattttgatggacctcggcggatgatttcagatgggttatttaacaatccgtatcacatttcgagcgtctatatgaaagctatatcttcatctgaaccgatgtctatgaaattgaccaataatatcgagagttaGAAGAATCggttcgagagaatcggttaacaaatgaccattttattgctgtattattgcaaatcggacgaacatatatatgggagctatatccaaatctgaaccggtttctatgaaattctccagtaatattaagagtcataagaaaatccttcctgccaaatttcgagagaatcggttaacagatgaccattttattgctgtattactgcaaatcggacgaacatatatatgggagctatatccacatatgaatcgatttctatgaaattcatcagtaatatcgagagtcataagaaaatccttcctgcaaaatttctagagaatcggttaacaaatgacaattttattgctgtatttctgcaaatcgatttctttaaaattctgagggaatattaagagtcataagaaaatccttcctgccaaatttcgagtgtatcggttaacaaatgaccattttattgctgtaatactgcaaattggaccaacatatatatgggagctatatccaaatctgaagcgatttctatgaaattcaccacttatattgagagtcataagaaaatccttcctgccaaatttcgatagaatcggttaacaattgactattttattggtgtatttctgcaaatcggacgaacatttatatgggagctatatccaaatctgtaccgatttctatgaaattctccagtaatattaagagtcataagaaaatacttcctgcaaaatttcgagaaaatcggtttacaaatgaccatttcattgctgtattattgcaaatcggatccAAATTTGtagcgatttctatgaaattcaccagtaatatcgagagtcataaaaaaatccttcctgccaaatttcgagagaatcggttaacaaatgaccattttattgctgtattattgcaaatcggtagaacatatatatatatccaaatctgaaccgatttctttgaaattcaccactaatattgagtcataagaaaatcctttctgccgaaTTTTAAGAGGATCGGTTagcaatgaccattttattgctgtattattgcaaatcggacgaacatatatatgggagctatatccaaatttgtaccgatttctatgatattcaccattaatatcgatagtcataagaaatccttcctgctgaatttctagagaattggttaacaaatgacatttttattgcattattactgcaaatcggacgcacatatatatgggagctatatccaaatctgatccgattttttctaatttcaataggcttcgtctctaggccgaaaacatgcctgtaccaaatttgaaaatgatcggatgaaaattgcgacctgcaatttgtacacaaattaacatggactgacggacagacagacagtcgggtatagctaaatcgaatcagaaagtgattctgagttcggtgtacttatcaatgggtatacttatcggtatatttatcaatcgGTTTATtcccttccttttgggtgttacaagcaaatgcaggaagttataataccctataccacagtagtggtgttgggtataattaaacaagtaaaaacgtgataAGTTCTGCCGTTCtgcactttggatacccaccaccatggatatattaattatcctattttattatatctcCACTACCTTATCTTTAGtcatatctaaataggggctggtctggaccatattttattcagttcccgagaactcttatacaagacACAGTTTCAGGGTAATCAGTCAATAAATTATCATTTTATGGGAttaataaatcggtctatatagcgccATAtctttatagtccgatctggttcatattcgggtcggatgttgCAAAGTTTACACCTACccactatatcaaatttcaactaaatcaggtaataattaaagcttttatgggtttcaaacccttaatcggcagatcggtctatatgacagctatgtttaTATATCGTCCGGcctgcaccatatttgggtcagattttCAAATATGaagggtttcagacccttaatcggcagatgggtttgtatggcagctataactaaatataatctgatctgaaccatatgtaaGTCGGTTACCATAATTAGCGTCTTACTGGCCTCAATACTAATGACAGCCAGGCATGTCAAACGTATATCGCTGTCGCCCCTCCTGGGGCCAGACGCAGATCGGAAAGTTGCCCACTATGGGTCAGACGCTGCTGGATTTATTTGCAGGATCCCATCTCCTGCCAAAACTAAGGTCCTCGAAGTAGTAAAGCCCGTTATCGTTATGCCAAACATGGAGGGTACGAGACAGACTACACGGAAGTTCATAGCTTCAGCAGCATATGCACAAACGATGTACGAAGCTCCTGTTATTAAAGTTACTATAAAAAAGAGCAAAAAACTTTGTTACCTTCTGGAAAGAATATAGAACGATATCTACAGCGGAACTATCTGTGCTTGCAGAAATACCACCAATTAATCTAGCTCTGGAtgaatgaaaatatatataagcaCAGCGGAAAACTCTACCAAATGGGTACTCTAAAAGTGGAATAAGGAATATTGAAGAGCAAGGAAGAAGAAGACTCCTACTACAACAATGGCAGAAAGTATGGGTTAGGTGTCCACGGGGTAGGTGGACGTACAGAATTATTCTATACATAGAGTCCTGGATTAATAGAACCTGGATTAATAGAACCCATGGGGACTTGAACTATTACATAAGTCAACCATGGCCACTAACATGGTAATTTTGGCAACTATTTGAGCAGATTTCATATAAGAGAAACCCCAATTTCAGATATCACACCAGACatctttcgaaatttttttataagaaataagCAACAGCAAATATATATGATGAACGCACTCAGCTTGTACACAAGCTATTATGGAGGAGAAAGTCAAATACCTACAATCATTACAGTCGAACCCCTAATCACATATGGAAAGGATGGATGGGGGAGTAGATTAAAATATGGAAGCTGCAAGACGCAGGAAATGAACGCGACACCGAAGTAATGCAAGAGCGGTCCCGGGGTGGTGGTTCCTATGTAGGACCACTATTGATAGTGAGCTATCATTACGTCCATAAAAaaatactctactctacacttctttactctactctactctactctactctacactactctactctactctactctactctattctactctactctactctactctactctactctactctactctactctactctactctactctactctactctactctactctactctactctactctactctactctactctactctactctactctactctactctactctactctactctactctactctactctactctactctactctactctactctactctactctactctactctactctacccaactctactctactctactctactctactctactctacccaactctactctactctactctactctactctactctactctactctactctactctactctactctactctactctactctactctactctactctactctactctactctactctactctactctactctactctactctactctactctactctactctactctactctactctactctactctactctactctactctactctactctactctactctactctactctactctactctactctactctactctactctactctactctactctactctactctactctactctactctactctactctactctactctactctactctactctactctactctactctactctactctactctactctactctactctactctactctactctactctactctactctactctactctactctactctactctactctactctactctactctactctactctactcctctactctactctactctactctactctactctactctactctactctactctactctactctactctactctactctactctactctactctactctactctactctactctactctactctactctactctactctactctactctactctactctactctactctactctactctactctactctactctactctactctactctactctactctactctactctactctactctactctactctactctactctactctactctactctactctactctactctactctactctactctactctactctactctactctactctactctactctactctactctactctactctactctactctactctactctacactactctactctactctactctactctactctactctactctactctactctactctactctactctactctactctactctactctactctactctactctactctactctactctactctactctactctactctactctactctactctactctactctactctactctactctactctactctactctactctactctactctactctactctactctactctactctactctactctactctactctactctactctactctactctactctactctactctactctactctactctactctactctactctactctactctactctactctactctactctactctactctactctactctactctactctactctactctactctactctactctactctactctactctactctactctactctactctactctactctactctactctactctactctactctactctactctactctactctactctactctactctactctactctactctactctactctactctactctactctactctactctactctactctactctactctactctactctactctactctactctactctactctactctactctactctactctactctactctactctactctactctactctactctactctactctactctactctactctactctactctactctactctactctactctactctactctactctactctactctactctactctactctctactctactctactctactctactctactctactctactctactctactctactctactctactctactctactctactctactctactctactctactctactctactctactctactctactctactctactctactctactctactctactctactctactctactctactctactctactctactctactctactctactctactctactctactctactctactctactctactctactctactctactctactctactctactctactctactctactctactctactctactctactctactctactctactctactctactctactctactctactctactctactctactctactctactctactctactctactctactctactctactctactctactctactctactctactctactctactctactctactctactctactctattggAATTGTTCTTGTATAGGATTTGGGAAACCCGAGACTGAAAGGGATCGAGTTCAAGCTTTCAAAATGGCCAAGTTTCTTTTGGTGATTCTAGATATTAAGATCAACAGGGAGTTTAAAGTAAGAAAGACTTTCACGGCTCCGTATTCGCGCTATAGGCTCATTGGTAAAGGATGTGGGTTACTGCCTCAGCTGTATTTGGAGGTGCCACTACCAGTACAATGATAAAGTGGAGTCTCTATAAGATATAAGTTCGGATGTATGGGCGCCATGCCTAGTGGCCTGTTACATGTTGAATATGAGAGTCCTCGATATGGTAGCATTATGTCTTATTAGTGATGCTATGGGTGTTTCTGCCACCATGTCCTTGCATGTGTTTTTTGGGGGTCTGGCCGTTTGACTTATACATCAGGATATCGGGCGAGAGGTCGCATTATGTTTGCTGCATATAACATCTGTATTCGAAACGGGGTCATGACACAGACCTGCAGACTGATTACCTGGGGGGACATCATGGATAGTATGCCTAATGTGCTACTACCCAACTTGGTCGAGTGACAGAAGCATCGAATAAAATTTGGGTAATATAACCGGATGTGGAATACACCTCGCAGAACTACCCATAGAtagtcccggcacgggatagctgtgagcaccacacaggctggaacaatgGGGTTTGATCTGTGTGCTGTTGAGTGCTGTCACGAGAAACTAAGCGGttcgagctaccgggcgcgtccacagtttaCGTATggtagaatgctccatacggagtagctgcaactgcagtcgacCCGAGAGTCTCATGAGGAGAcgggcggcatcggctcttgcacaaatactgagtgcctatgatgctcgatatgacgagGATaggtattggcgcctttaaataaccaatggccaccctgttccgaGGATCGCCTCCTCTGTATGAAAATgtcgctacaacaacaactattacaaagcataaatgttttttttttttcatatgagGTACGATTACAACATCTTCTTAGCGCAGTTCTATGAAATTGCCACGCTTGCAAAAGATAGTGCTGTTGAGCAACATTGATCTGTCGGATATCTGCATACATATTTAGTGATATGTCTACGAACATAAGAGCTTAAGAGCTCTCGCTGTCGAGATTATCTTCTCCGACTACACGGGCAACTCAAAATAACTTCCTACTCATAAGAATGTACAGGAATCGTAAGGCTGCCAGTCTTTCCCTGGATACTACCCCCTTCTCCCACATATCTATTACGGACTTCCATTACGATATAAGGAAACGTGTTTAACAGATGTAATTGAACCGCTGGTGGTGACCATACGAAACAATTCTGTGGCAAACGCTCGAATCGATACATAGATGCTCTactatttttgaagaaaaaacattttggtCAGATCACTGGTGTTATAACGGGaggggcgataaaatgtcccctgtGGCGTGCTGTGTGCCATCTTCACTACGTTATGAGACCCACAATTGATCCACCTGCTCCTTAGCAAATGAATTAGTCAGTCCTTAAGGAACCGTTTTACAGATTACTAATCGAAGAATTGGATCAGTTTCTTTGCTCCTCGCCGAGCCATAACCTAATATGCCAATTTCTACCCCACTATATATCCTTcccaataaaaaaagaaaatctttgcaaatatttaataaaattgttaacgGATTAACATTTTATACTCCCCAAAACAAATTTAACAACTAGATGGCTTCACCTTCAAACGTTCACAGGCAGCTTTCTCCAATTTCTCCTGATGGTCGGGATGGGCTACCTTTATCAACTCATAGGCACGTTGACGCATATTCTTTCCAAACAGCGAAGCAATACCATTCTCAGTGACCACATAATGGACATGGGCTCTGGATGTCACAACTCCCGCGCCGGGCTTAAGCATAGGCACAATTTTACTCTCACCTTTGTTGGTTACCGAGGGAATGGCTATTATGGGCACTCCCTTGCCATCAATACCCTCGGCAGCTCCACGTATGAAATCCACTTGACCACCAAATCCCGAATAGAAACGTGCACCAATGGAATCGGATCACACCTGACCGGTTAAGTCCACCTCAATGGCTGAATTGATGGCTGTCATGCGGGGCAATTGTTTGATGACACTCACACTGTTCACATAATCAATGGCATACATTTCAATGGACACATTGTCATTGACAAAATCATACAGAGCTTGATCGCCTATAAGGAAAGATCCCACAATGCGACCTTGATGCATTTTCTTAAGGCGATTGGTTACAGCTCCCGCCTTTACCAGATCCACTACACCGTTGGCAAACATTTCCGAATGTATACCCAAATCTTTGTGATTATGCAGGGCTACTAAAACGGCATCGGGTATGACACCTATGCCCATTTGCAAGGTGGCTCCATCACAAACCAGATTTTCGGCTATTAATTTGCCAATTTTCAATTCTTTCTCACCTGGCTTGCCACCATGTTGTGGAAGTTTAACATCAACTTCGGTCATGGCATCAAAGTGAGAGGAATGTATACAGGCATCGCCATAGGTCCTTGGCATTTGTTTATTGACCTGGGCTACTATTTGCTTAGAGTGCAATAAAGCTGCTCTAACACAATCGACGCTGGTTCCCAACGAGCAAAAGCCATGACGATCTGGAGGAGAAACATTGATCAAACTTACATCTGGCCGGACGATTTTCTTATAGAACAGAAGAGGTATTTCATGCAGAAATATGGAGAAATTATCGCCACGTCCCTCTGCCACTGCCTTGCGTACATTTCCGCCCATGAAAAAGGAGCTGGAACGAAATATTTCACTATTTTCCGGTTCACAATAGGCTGCTGGTCCTTCGGTGTGCATGTGGCATACAGTGATGTCCTCCAAACGATTTTCCTTTGCATGTTCGACCATGGCACTGATGAGGACATTGGGAGTGGCTGCAGCTCCCTGACAGAATACGGTATGGCCAGATTTGATGCATTTAACAGCTTCTTTGGGTGTTACATTTGGTGGTTTGCGTTGTAGAGGATGAGCAATTTCATTGGCATAACTGAAAAAGTTGTTGACGCTTATCTGCCAGGGTCGTGACTGCTTTCTTGTGATTCTTCTAAGGATGGTAATTGATGAAGGCGATATCATGGTGAGTTACAAAAGCTGAACAATTTATGTTTTTCAACTTCGATATGAGTTTTAGTCTTGGTTTTTGCTTCcaacaatttcaataaaaaattattaaataatttttgtcgATTGACAGTTGTAAATAATAGAACATATAGAAAATTTCGGGAAAGCTAAGTAGATTTAGATTTTCTCTGCAGAGTATACTACATATTCTACAATTCTTTGGAAAACAAGGTAACAAGGGTGTAGTTGGGTGGAGTCGACAACAGAATAACCTAACCTCCGAGTATACCAACAAATTTTGTGTTAACGCGAGAACATACCATGTGAAAAACATGatgaaaacctaccaaatgaaGCGCATACCTTGTggaaaaaattgagaaaacatccgtaactttcgaaggagtaaagctagccgcaagaaattttgcacaaatactttttttattgtaggtcggttgggattggttaagttgaaaagagggtgcagatattaatccgccccatgccactatgaagagcctcttaaaagaaaattttaagttaggatttccgtgctactaacaaaatccttaattgttttcaataccacccaCCTTAAGTTgcttcatgtctgatattgtgtctccacctaaatatcggtatctgttgaacgcgaaagccgggcaatgacaaagaaaatgctccaacgtctcatcatctaccccgcatgccctacacttaccgcaccgattttacataagtgagctcgtagtcctatatgtcccgttatgataacaatagctatactgacctccttcttactatctttaagtaatagcctcgtcttctgacgatCTGGGTCCCCCCCAAAGGCCGTtgaaccgaccgtttcgctgctccacaatgttgcatgcacattcgtcgcccactccattaacttggactgcgtcgacccgtaaggcttcgggttaaccaagtttattgacggcagtcctgtggccttcactgccaaatcgtcggcATTTCCATTCCCCTTACTGCGGCTGCGGATTTTCCccaacctcagagaaggcgttaatctccttcttacactgcaagactgtttgtgaacttaccgccctggttgttattgccctaatggcaattttactgtcagtaaagatgttcacactcgacgtcctcgcgttaacaccgcaccacttcacgcattccgtgatcgcccgtatctccgcctgcaggaccgtataatggtcaggcaatctaaaacagatctcagtccctgggttctcaatgtaaacgcccaggcccactctgtcctctagttttgcaGCAATtcgaagcagtgagtagttctatgcctcccgacatctgacctaaatttgattcagatcggactatatttagatatagctgccatatagaccgatctgccgatagagggtctgaaggccataaaagctttatttttattcccaccaccgaagaatgggggtatattcatttgtcataccgtttgcaacacatcgaaatattcatttccgaccctataaagtatatatcagcgaaaaaatctaagacgatctagacatgtccgtccgtctgtctgttgaaatcacactacagtcttcaaaaataggggtattgagctgaaactttgcacagactcttttttttgtccttaagtaGATTATGTTCGAAAATGGGcaatataggactatatcttgatatagcccccatatagaccgatccggcgatttagggtcttacgccaataaacgccacatttattattcgatcttgctgaaatttggcacagtgagttgtgttaggcccttcgacatccttcgtcaatttggcccagatcaaccgaccgatcctccgatttagggtctttggcccgtaaaagccacatttattatccgatttcgatgaaatttgggacagtgagttgtgttaggctcttcaacatcctttctcaatttggc includes:
- the LOC106091904 gene encoding LOW QUALITY PROTEIN: 4-hydroxybutyrate coenzyme A transferase-like (The sequence of the model RefSeq protein was modified relative to this genomic sequence to represent the inferred CDS: substituted 1 base at 1 genomic stop codon) produces the protein MISPSSITILRRITRKQSRPWQISVNNFFSYANEIAHPLQRKPPNVTPKEAVKCIKSGHTVFCQGAAATPNVLISAMVEHAKENRLEDITVCHMHTEGPAAYCEPENSEIFRSSSFFMGGNVRKAVAEGRGDNFSIFLHEIPLLFYKKIVRPDVSLINVSPPDRHGFCSLGTSVDCVRAALLHSKQIVAQVNKQMPRTYGDACIHSSHFDAMTEVDVKLPQHGGKPGEKELKIGKLIAENLVCDGATLQMGIGVIPDAVLVALHNHKDLGIHSEMFANGVVDLVKAGAVTNRLKKMHQGRIVGSFLIGDQALYDFVNDNVSIEMYAIDYVNSVSVIKQLPRMTAINSAIEVDLTGQVXSDSIGARFYSGFGGQVDFIRGAAEGIDGKGVPIIAIPSVTNKGESKIVPMLKPGAGVVTSRAHVHYVVTENGIASLFGKNMRQRAYELIKVAHPDHQEKLEKAACERLKVKPSSC